DNA from Gammaproteobacteria bacterium:
ACGGCCTGGCCGAATGCGGTCTCACGCTGTGTCCGGGCGATGTCATGGCGCGCACGCCCGAATGGTGCCAGCCGCTGAGTGTCTGGAAGGGCTACTTCGACGACTGGATCGGGCATCCCGAACCGAAGTCGGTCATGCTGACCTGCAATTTCTTCGATGCGCGCATCGTCTACGGCGACGAACTGCTGTTCGCCAACCTGCAGACCCATGCCCTGAACAAGGCGCAGGGCAACAGCATCTACCTGGCTCATCTGGCGGCCAACGCCACGCATCACCGGCCGCCGCTGGGGTTCTTTCGCCAGTTCGTGTTGATTGACGAAGGCGACCACGCGCAGACGCTCGACATCAAGCAGGGCGGGGTGATGCCCATCGTCGAGCTGGCGCGCGTGCATGCCGTGGCCAGCGGCTCCACCGCCGTGCACACCCTCAAGCGCCTGCAGGCGGGCGCCGCCGGGGGCATGCTGAGCGATGACATGCTGCGCGACCTGTCCATGGCCTACGAGCTCATCGTCACCCTGCGCGCCCGCCATCAGGCCGAGCAGATCGGACGGGGTGAGGCGCCGGACAACTATCTTTCTCCCGGGGCGATCGGCCAGCTCGATCGTTCCTATCTGAAACAGGCGTTCGCCCTGATCAAGACCGCGCAGGACAGTCTGGCGATGCGCTACCAGACCGAGCGGCTGCGCTGAGCATGTTCGGCCTGTTCCGCTCACTGGACGCACGTCGGCGCCATGCCCTGAAACACTGCCCGCCGGGACCCCTGCACGATTACCTGGCGGTGGCATTTCCCGATCCGCGCGGCGACGTGCGTCAGGCGCCGTTTCTCGCGCTGGATCTGGAAACCACGGGCCTCGACCCCGAGAAGCACGAGATCGTGAGCATGGGCTGGGTCGGGCTGGACGGGCTGCGCATCCGCCTGGACAGCGCGCGCCATCACTTGATCCGCCCCGCGCGTGACCTGACGCCGCAAAGCGTGGTGGTGCACAGGATCACCGACGAGCAGGCCGCGCGCGGCGAGGCGCTGGAGGTGGTCTTGGCGGTGCTGCTCGCCGATCTCGCCGGACGGGTGCTGATCGCGCATCACGCCGGCATCGAGGTCGGGTTTCTGCGTGCGGCCTGCCGCCGTCTGTACGGCGGCGAGTTCGTCGTCCCGGTGGCGGATACCCTGCTGCTCGCGCGCCGGCGCCTGTCGCGCCGCTCGCAGCCACCGCGCGAGGGCGAGCTGCGTCTCAGTGCGCTGCACCAGGCGCACAACATGCCGGCGCATCCCGCGCACGATGCGCTGGGTGATGCACTGGCGGCGGCGGAGGTGTTTCTGGCCGAAACGGCCGAACTGGGGGCGATGCAGGGATTGGCGCTGAAGCGCGTGCTGGCGCGTTAGCCGCGACCGGGAAGTCTTATGGCCGGGGTTCGCGCTGCACGCTGAGGCACTCGGCGACGTCCTGCCGTTGACTGAAGTACGGTAGCCGCATCAGACGGAACAGGTTGCGGGTATAGCCGCGCGCCACCAGGTAGGGCAGCTGGTGGCGGGTGGCCTCGAAGGCATTCTTGAGATGGACGTGCGACAGCCACGGGAACTTGTGATGCACCTCGTGGTAGTTCACGTGGCTCCACAGCCATTCCAGCCAGGCGGGGCTCAGGATTACCCAGCCGCTGATCTGGTGCCGGACCAGGCGCTGGCTGCGGTCCCAGCCGGGGTCGGTGCTTTCGAAAATGGCCTCGCTTTCCAGGCTCTTGCGGGCCACGGCCGGTACGCCGTAATGGTCGGACAGGGCCCGGTAGCCGAACACCAGCGGCAGCACCAGCAGGATGGGCAGCAGGGTGTGCAGCCAGGACGCGCCGCTGAGGATGAGCGTCCCGGCGTAAAAGCCCGCGGCGGCGGCCAGCAGCGCCAGGTCCTTGAGAAAGCGCAGGGCGCGTTTCGTGTCGCGCCGACCGGCGGCGAGATTGCGGAACATGAAGCGGTACTGCTCCTGCAAGGCGACGATCGAACCCCAGGTCAGCGCAATCCAGAACGGACGGTCGTGCATCGCCGCCTCCGGGTCGTGCCCGGGCTGATGCGCGTAGCCGTGGTGCGTGAGGTGAAACTGCCGGTTGGCATAAAAGGGGATCAGCGCCAGGGCCGAAAGCAGGCCGCCGATGAAGTCGTTCCAGAACCGGTTGCGGAACAGCACGCGGTGCACGGCGTCGTGAGCCAGGATGCCCATGCCGATGATCAGCATGCTGTCGAACGTGGCCAGGGCCAGCAGCAGCGCCCACTTCAGGAGCAGATGATGGGGTGCGGGAAAAGCCAGGGACTCGGCGGTCAGCCGGGCGAGCAGGAAGGAGACGAATATCAGGGTGGGGAACAGCACGGCCTTGAACAGGTTCTCGGCCTGCGGCAGCGTCTGTTCGGCAGGTTTGGGTATCGAATACATCCCGTCATGTCCCCGGCCGGCGGTGGGCACCGGCCGGGGACATTCTAACAGGCCTCAGGCGGCGTACACCTGCCGGGCGGCGTCCTCGCCCTTGCCGGTGATGACCGGCGCGCCCAGGCCGACCAGCGCGGCCTCCAGGGCACCCAGGCAGTTGAGCACGTTGCGCTCGTTGCTCGCGTAGCCCATCAGGCCGATACGCCAGATCTTGCCCGCCATGGGGCCCAGGCCGGCGCCGATCTCCAGTTCGTAGTCCTTGAGCAGGATGCTGCGCACCGCGGCCTCGTCCACGCCCTCGGGGACGGTGACCGGATTGAGCTGCGGTAGGCAGTGCTCGGGGTCAACGAAAAACTCCAGCCCCATGGCCTCGATCCCCGCGCGCAGCGCCCGGTGGTTGTGGGTGTGCCGTGCCCAGGCGTTCTCCAGGCCTTCCTCCTGGAGGATGACCAGCGACTCGTGCAGGCCATACAGGCTGTTGATGGGCGCGGTGTGGTGATAGGCGCGCTTGGCGCCGCTGCCCCAGTAGCCCATCACCAGGTTCAGGTCCAGGAACCAGCTCTGCACCTTGTGCCGGCGGTTCTTGATTCTCTCCACCGCGCGCTCGTTGAAGGTGACCGGCGACAGGCCCGGGGTGCAGGACAGGCACTTCTGGGTGCCGGAATAGACGGCGTCCACGTCCCATTCATCCACCAGCACCGGGGTGCCGCCCAGCGAGGTGACGGTGTCGACGATGGTCAGGCAGCCGTGGCGTCGGGCGATCTCGGCCAGGGTTTTGGCGTCCGATTGCGCACCGGTGGAGGTTTCGGCATGCACGAAGGCCAGCACTTTGGCGTCCGGGTTGGCCTTGAGGGCGTCTTCCACCTTGTTCGGGTCGACGGGCTGGCCCCAGGTGTCTTCGACCGGGATGGGGATGCCGCCGAGGCGCTCGACGTTCTCCTTCATGCGCCCGCCGAACACGCCGTTCTGGCAGACGACGACCTTCTCGCCGGGTTCCACCAGATTGACGAAGCAGGTTTCCATGCCGGCCGAACCGGGCGCGGAGACGGGCAGGGTGAGGGCGTTTTGGGTCTGGAAGGCGTATTGCAGCAGCTCCTTCACCTCTTCCATCATGCCCACGAAGGCGGGGTCCAGATGGCCGATGGTGGGGCGCGAAAGCGCTTCCAGGATGCGGGGATTGACGTCGGACGGGCCGGGGCCCATCAGCGTGCGAACAGGGGGGTGGAAGGATTCGGTCATGTAGCTCCCATCGGTTCGGTTGCACAATAAGGGCGGGCAGTATAGAAAAATGATCCCGACAAAAAAACTCGGCCATATTTCGTCATGAGCAAACGGTTCGACAGGCTGGACCCGAAACTGCGTGAATTCATTCGCAAACAGGCGCTGTTCATCGTCGCCAGCGCCCCCCATCAGGGCCGCGTGAACACCTCGCCGAAGGGCATGAATACCCTG
Protein-coding regions in this window:
- a CDS encoding alanine--glyoxylate aminotransferase family protein, with the translated sequence MTESFHPPVRTLMGPGPSDVNPRILEALSRPTIGHLDPAFVGMMEEVKELLQYAFQTQNALTLPVSAPGSAGMETCFVNLVEPGEKVVVCQNGVFGGRMKENVERLGGIPIPVEDTWGQPVDPNKVEDALKANPDAKVLAFVHAETSTGAQSDAKTLAEIARRHGCLTIVDTVTSLGGTPVLVDEWDVDAVYSGTQKCLSCTPGLSPVTFNERAVERIKNRRHKVQSWFLDLNLVMGYWGSGAKRAYHHTAPINSLYGLHESLVILQEEGLENAWARHTHNHRALRAGIEAMGLEFFVDPEHCLPQLNPVTVPEGVDEAAVRSILLKDYELEIGAGLGPMAGKIWRIGLMGYASNERNVLNCLGALEAALVGLGAPVITGKGEDAARQVYAA
- a CDS encoding exonuclease domain-containing protein, translating into MFGLFRSLDARRRHALKHCPPGPLHDYLAVAFPDPRGDVRQAPFLALDLETTGLDPEKHEIVSMGWVGLDGLRIRLDSARHHLIRPARDLTPQSVVVHRITDEQAARGEALEVVLAVLLADLAGRVLIAHHAGIEVGFLRAACRRLYGGEFVVPVADTLLLARRRLSRRSQPPREGELRLSALHQAHNMPAHPAHDALGDALAAAEVFLAETAELGAMQGLALKRVLAR
- a CDS encoding fatty acid desaturase; this encodes MYSIPKPAEQTLPQAENLFKAVLFPTLIFVSFLLARLTAESLAFPAPHHLLLKWALLLALATFDSMLIIGMGILAHDAVHRVLFRNRFWNDFIGGLLSALALIPFYANRQFHLTHHGYAHQPGHDPEAAMHDRPFWIALTWGSIVALQEQYRFMFRNLAAGRRDTKRALRFLKDLALLAAAAGFYAGTLILSGASWLHTLLPILLVLPLVFGYRALSDHYGVPAVARKSLESEAIFESTDPGWDRSQRLVRHQISGWVILSPAWLEWLWSHVNYHEVHHKFPWLSHVHLKNAFEATRHQLPYLVARGYTRNLFRLMRLPYFSQRQDVAECLSVQREPRP
- a CDS encoding putative nucleotidyltransferase substrate binding domain-containing protein, whose protein sequence is HMTVSGLFLMREVAHCDTLEALVEISREIPVLQAQLVRAGANGLQVGEALSALWDAVTRRLIQLALKQMGPAPAPFAWLAVGSLARREIMAHADQDNALLYADRVESERDRQWFLTLGRYVTHGLAECGLTLCPGDVMARTPEWCQPLSVWKGYFDDWIGHPEPKSVMLTCNFFDARIVYGDELLFANLQTHALNKAQGNSIYLAHLAANATHHRPPLGFFRQFVLIDEGDHAQTLDIKQGGVMPIVELARVHAVASGSTAVHTLKRLQAGAAGGMLSDDMLRDLSMAYELIVTLRARHQAEQIGRGEAPDNYLSPGAIGQLDRSYLKQAFALIKTAQDSLAMRYQTERLR